In Spirochaeta thermophila DSM 6578, the following proteins share a genomic window:
- a CDS encoding DegT/DnrJ/EryC1/StrS family aminotransferase, whose translation MSEASPSYTIPFARPHVGKEEEEAVLRVLRSGWLTTGKEALAFEEEFAKAVGVPHACAVQSATAGLHLALEAVGVREGDLVITTPYTFTATAEVARYLGAEVLFCDIDEKTLTIDPREVERTLKDPVVARKAKVVVPVHLAGRGARMAELLEIARTAGVAVVEDAAHAFPVETPLGMLGAIGDLGVYSFYATKPITTGEGGMVVTASEVYATRVRLMRLHGIDRPVWNRYRTAGAAWYYEVVEPGFKYNMPDILAAIGRVQLRKAWKLREERKRIALRYLEAFATRDYLILPDAPEEHAWHLFILGIREDLLSITRDEYIEKLARRGIGTSVHYIPLFLMPYYRKRYHLSPDDFPVSMRVYRRSFSLPLYPDLSDEEVDYVIRSVLETGDAAYRKRP comes from the coding sequence ATGAGCGAGGCATCCCCGTCCTACACCATTCCGTTCGCCCGGCCCCACGTAGGGAAGGAGGAAGAAGAGGCGGTGCTCAGGGTCCTACGGAGCGGCTGGCTCACCACGGGGAAGGAGGCCCTCGCCTTCGAGGAGGAATTCGCCAAGGCAGTGGGAGTTCCTCATGCGTGCGCAGTACAGTCGGCGACCGCGGGGCTCCACCTGGCCCTCGAGGCCGTGGGTGTCCGGGAAGGGGATCTGGTGATCACCACCCCCTACACCTTCACCGCCACGGCCGAAGTCGCCCGTTACCTCGGGGCGGAGGTCCTCTTCTGCGACATCGATGAGAAGACCCTCACCATCGATCCCCGTGAAGTCGAACGTACACTGAAGGACCCCGTGGTGGCTCGAAAGGCGAAGGTCGTCGTGCCGGTGCACCTCGCAGGACGCGGGGCCCGGATGGCGGAGCTCCTCGAGATCGCACGCACCGCCGGAGTCGCGGTGGTGGAGGACGCTGCCCATGCCTTTCCGGTGGAGACTCCCCTGGGCATGCTCGGCGCCATCGGGGATCTGGGGGTCTACTCCTTCTACGCCACCAAGCCCATCACCACGGGTGAGGGGGGCATGGTGGTCACCGCGAGCGAGGTGTATGCGACGCGTGTGAGACTCATGAGGCTCCATGGGATCGACAGGCCCGTATGGAATCGCTATCGAACGGCCGGGGCCGCGTGGTACTACGAGGTGGTGGAACCGGGATTCAAGTACAACATGCCCGACATCCTCGCCGCAATAGGCCGGGTGCAGCTCCGCAAGGCCTGGAAGCTCAGGGAGGAGAGGAAGAGGATCGCCCTCCGCTATTTGGAGGCCTTCGCAACCAGGGATTACCTCATACTCCCCGACGCCCCGGAGGAACACGCCTGGCATCTGTTCATCCTGGGGATCAGGGAGGATCTCCTCTCCATCACCCGGGACGAGTACATCGAAAAGCTCGCCCGGAGGGGTATCGGCACCTCAGTCCACTACATCCCTCTCTTCCTCATGCCCTACTACCGCAAACGCTATCACCTCTCACCGGATGATTTTCCCGTCTCCATGAGGGTGTACCGGCGGTCGTTCAGCCTTCCCCTCTATCCCGATCTCTCGGATGAAGAGGTGGACTACGTGATCCGCTCGGTCCTGGAGACAGGCGACGCCGCCTACAGGAAAAGGCCATGA
- a CDS encoding xanthine dehydrogenase family protein molybdopterin-binding subunit — MNLRDLRTVLTGGAEHPLDLSFPGMLHVGILRSTRAHAKIREIQIPQDIPPDINIIRAADLPRPTLTILDEEIPLLAEDKVFYEGQPILLVVAPSSREMREILSRIQVTYEELPATISLEEALGHQIAHVRTATRGPWEEEPETEIIRGRILVPSESLPPLREEAIVTHLADGVLHIATTCPWPSLVRETVARVCGKPSSKIHVNLFREEHLYDADVLTPLLCSAYAAFVTCTTGRPCRLQLSPHEMSRYGSKAPSVLLQYTAWIARNAVRKVDLLISIDAGYIAPFSREMVDRAFSSILSLYRWKSMRLTIRAVRTNLLPTGFFAGLGDVPIARAVEGMMNHLALKAGASPEEWRLTHLRGDPSFDALRTLVREATRKADFPRKFTVESITPRTEALPFEPRRGTGLAVAGLWHGFFSFPERWRRAALSLSLETDGTLVVRSTHLPQHPELRDVWISLIKEYTGISEGKITFSFEGASDLPAGGPSSMGRNVRLFTGLLVRACRELQQKRFRTPLPIHLSVYARGTRVKPTAQGYHLLPPSEKAWGVGIVEVRAIPLTHVPRIVKIWLCIDAGHILSPEALRRVLIQNTLTALSMRRSSWERDLYPDISLPNIEIHFFPSQNTVPLPAGNLPFALIPPALDLALLQLHGEGSTTLIQGEEHHVAHL; from the coding sequence ATGAACCTGAGGGACTTGAGAACCGTACTCACCGGAGGAGCCGAACACCCCCTGGATCTCTCGTTTCCCGGGATGCTCCACGTGGGCATCCTCAGGTCCACCAGGGCCCACGCAAAGATCAGGGAGATCCAGATTCCCCAGGACATCCCCCCCGACATCAACATCATCCGCGCAGCCGACCTCCCCCGCCCTACCCTCACCATCCTCGATGAAGAGATCCCTCTCCTCGCGGAAGACAAGGTCTTCTATGAAGGACAACCCATCCTCCTCGTCGTCGCACCCTCCTCCCGGGAGATGAGGGAGATCCTCTCGAGGATACAGGTGACCTACGAGGAACTCCCCGCCACCATCTCATTGGAAGAAGCCCTGGGCCACCAGATCGCTCACGTCCGAACCGCCACAAGGGGTCCCTGGGAGGAGGAACCGGAGACAGAGATCATACGAGGCCGTATCCTCGTCCCGTCCGAGTCCCTGCCGCCACTCCGCGAGGAGGCCATCGTCACCCACCTCGCCGACGGAGTGCTCCACATCGCCACCACATGTCCATGGCCCTCGCTCGTCCGAGAGACCGTGGCCCGTGTATGCGGCAAGCCGTCCTCCAAGATCCACGTGAACCTCTTCAGGGAGGAACATCTCTACGATGCGGACGTCCTCACCCCGCTCCTCTGCTCCGCCTATGCGGCCTTCGTCACGTGCACAACGGGGCGCCCGTGTAGGCTGCAACTATCCCCCCACGAAATGAGCCGTTACGGCAGCAAGGCCCCCTCGGTGCTTCTCCAGTACACCGCCTGGATCGCCCGGAACGCCGTGAGGAAGGTCGACCTCCTCATCTCCATCGATGCAGGGTATATCGCGCCCTTCAGCAGGGAGATGGTCGATCGGGCCTTTTCCAGCATCCTCTCCCTCTACCGATGGAAGAGCATGCGACTCACCATACGCGCCGTCCGGACGAACCTCCTTCCCACCGGGTTCTTCGCCGGCCTGGGAGATGTCCCCATCGCCCGTGCCGTGGAGGGCATGATGAACCACCTGGCCCTCAAGGCCGGGGCCTCTCCCGAGGAGTGGAGGCTCACACACCTCCGGGGAGACCCTTCCTTCGACGCACTTCGTACTCTCGTCCGGGAAGCCACCCGAAAAGCCGACTTTCCGCGCAAGTTCACTGTCGAGAGCATCACACCAAGAACAGAGGCTCTCCCCTTCGAACCGAGAAGAGGTACAGGTCTCGCCGTCGCAGGCCTCTGGCACGGGTTCTTCTCGTTCCCCGAGAGGTGGCGACGTGCCGCCCTCTCCCTCTCGCTGGAGACCGACGGAACACTCGTAGTACGAAGCACCCACCTTCCACAACATCCGGAACTGCGGGACGTCTGGATATCTCTCATCAAGGAGTACACCGGCATATCGGAAGGGAAGATCACCTTCTCGTTCGAGGGGGCCTCCGACCTCCCCGCAGGAGGTCCCTCATCCATGGGGAGAAACGTGAGGCTCTTCACCGGGCTCCTGGTGAGGGCCTGCAGAGAACTCCAGCAGAAACGATTCCGCACCCCCCTCCCCATACACCTCTCGGTCTATGCGAGAGGGACGAGGGTCAAACCCACCGCCCAAGGATATCACCTCCTTCCCCCCAGTGAAAAGGCATGGGGCGTGGGCATAGTGGAGGTGCGGGCCATCCCCCTCACCCACGTCCCTCGGATCGTGAAGATCTGGCTCTGCATCGATGCCGGACACATCCTCTCTCCCGAGGCTCTCAGGAGGGTCCTCATCCAGAACACCCTGACGGCGCTTTCGATGAGACGCTCCTCGTGGGAAAGGGATCTCTATCCCGACATCTCCCTTCCGAACATAGAGATACACTTCTTCCCCTCCCAGAACACGGTCCCCCTCCCCGCGGGCAACCTCCCCTTCGCCCTCATCCCACCCGCCCTCGATCTCGCCCTCCTCCAGCTCCATGGGGAGGGCTCCACCACCCTCATCCAGGGAGAAGAACACCATGTTGCTCACCTGTGA
- a CDS encoding xanthine dehydrogenase subunit XdhC — MLLTCELDHVHLQQEVDPLMDLHSFLKSELRVTAVKGSCGSGYCGRCGVLIDDVFSLACMVPLFSVQQRRILTIVGFSSTPDYVDLEKGFHAEKVFPCGHCAPSRILLGHSLLVYAEHHQMDPRGIREHVAQFPCTCITPEEYTRGLVKALRFRQRRYGHY; from the coding sequence ATGTTGCTCACCTGTGAGCTCGATCACGTCCACCTTCAACAGGAGGTGGACCCCCTCATGGATCTGCACTCCTTCCTCAAGAGTGAACTCCGGGTCACCGCAGTGAAGGGTTCGTGCGGCAGTGGCTACTGCGGACGGTGCGGGGTGCTCATCGACGACGTCTTCTCTCTCGCCTGTATGGTCCCCCTCTTCTCGGTACAACAGCGTCGCATCCTCACGATCGTAGGGTTCTCCTCCACCCCCGACTACGTGGATCTGGAGAAGGGATTCCACGCCGAGAAGGTCTTCCCCTGCGGCCACTGCGCCCCCTCCCGTATCCTCCTCGGCCACAGTCTCCTCGTATACGCGGAGCATCATCAGATGGACCCCAGGGGCATAAGGGAACACGTGGCACAGTTTCCCTGCACGTGCATCACCCCCGAGGAGTATACCAGGGGCCTCGTGAAGGCCCTCCGATTCAGGCAGAGGCGATATGGACACTACTAG
- a CDS encoding FAD binding domain-containing protein, with the protein MDTTRHSGVAIYYPQDIQDALLLARKRPEALLMAGGTYLAMSDTWTRFQGPIITLQRVSELSRIIRTERYLEIGAMVSQGHLSTVARAVLPPLLTRALLLAAPPTVRWKATVGGNLTIPDRSLGISPALILLDAVVEIRTSTRSRWIPVSAIRNQQGFSLLHEDEILTRIRIPRTPWTHTHLFSLTPPHRMDRPLTLYGLARSEGSLLEEIRWAFHTRHPFPIRMADLEGLLSGQRLPLSEREMTRTLDEAEALIAQEQYGLSPHEQRQALHLLHTFLLNVSHA; encoded by the coding sequence ATGGACACTACTAGGCACTCCGGCGTCGCCATCTACTATCCCCAAGACATTCAAGACGCCCTCCTTCTCGCCCGGAAGCGCCCCGAGGCCCTTCTCATGGCAGGGGGCACCTATCTCGCCATGAGCGACACCTGGACCCGCTTCCAGGGACCCATCATCACCCTCCAACGGGTCTCAGAACTGAGCCGGATCATCCGCACGGAACGGTATCTGGAGATAGGCGCCATGGTGAGCCAGGGCCATCTCTCCACCGTGGCCCGCGCCGTCCTCCCCCCCCTCCTCACCCGGGCACTTCTCCTCGCAGCCCCTCCCACCGTCAGGTGGAAGGCCACCGTGGGCGGCAACCTCACCATACCCGACAGGAGCCTCGGGATCTCGCCCGCCCTCATTCTCCTCGACGCCGTGGTCGAGATCCGCACATCCACGAGGAGCAGATGGATTCCCGTCTCCGCCATCAGGAACCAGCAGGGCTTCAGCCTCCTCCACGAAGACGAGATCCTCACCCGGATCCGCATCCCCCGAACCCCCTGGACCCACACCCACCTCTTCTCCCTCACGCCGCCCCACCGCATGGATCGCCCACTCACCCTTTACGGCCTCGCCCGGAGCGAGGGCTCACTCCTCGAGGAGATCCGATGGGCCTTCCACACCCGACACCCCTTCCCCATCCGCATGGCCGACCTGGAAGGACTCCTCTCCGGCCAACGTCTCCCCCTCTCGGAACGGGAGATGACACGCACCCTGGACGAAGCCGAGGCCCTCATCGCCCAGGAGCAGTACGGCCTCTCCCCCCACGAACAGCGGCAGGCCCTGCACCTCCTCCACACCTTCCTCC